A stretch of Candidatus Marsarchaeota archaeon DNA encodes these proteins:
- the trxA gene encoding thioredoxin: MSVIDVTEKTFEGEVLKSDMPVIADVWAVWCGPCRIYSPVIEEVSKDYDGKIKFVKIDADENPELANKYGIMSIPTTLLFEKGKVKAQSVGAVPKEMLKRWIESNK, from the coding sequence ATGAGTGTTATAGACGTCACTGAGAAGACTTTCGAAGGGGAAGTGCTTAAGTCGGACATGCCAGTCATAGCCGACGTGTGGGCAGTGTGGTGCGGGCCGTGCAGGATATATTCGCCCGTCATAGAGGAGGTGTCGAAAGACTACGATGGCAAGATAAAGTTTGTGAAGATAGATGCCGACGAAAACCCGGAACTGGCCAACAAGTACGGCATAATGAGCATACCGACAACGCTGCTGTTCGAGAAGGGCAAGGTGAAGGCGCAGAGCGTAGGCGCAGTGCCTAAGGAAATGCTTAAGAGATGGATAGAGAGCAACAAGTAA
- a CDS encoding PRC-barrel domain-containing protein: MATLLSDLYGKQIITTTGNKLGLVEDVILDFESGTVSNLLLTKIDNLVKSQNTATELRKNSVSYDRVKNVSETIIVGTQKL; encoded by the coding sequence ATGGCTACTCTTTTGTCAGACCTGTATGGGAAGCAGATAATCACTACGACCGGCAACAAGCTCGGTCTCGTGGAAGACGTAATACTCGACTTCGAGTCCGGTACTGTGTCAAACCTGCTTCTGACTAAGATCGATAATCTTGTCAAGTCCCAGAACACAGCAACGGAACTAAGGAAGAACAGCGTCTCCTACGACCGCGTCAAGAACGTCTCCGAGACCATAATAGTTGGTACACAGAAGCTGTAA
- the rpl37ae gene encoding 50S ribosomal protein L37ae (structural models have indicated that the folded zinc-finger motif interacts mainly with domain III of 23S rRNA, whereas the amino-terminal region of L37 interacts primarily with domain II) — protein sequence MVNASVRYGARIRKRADAVRRQKAAHYKCEACGRMTVRRIGTSIWKCTHCGKVYAGGAYTMTTPAGEMARRQIENLNAQR from the coding sequence ATGGTCAACGCAAGCGTTAGATACGGCGCGAGGATAAGGAAGAGGGCCGACGCTGTGAGAAGGCAGAAGGCTGCGCACTACAAGTGCGAGGCGTGCGGGCGCATGACTGTCAGGCGCATAGGCACGAGCATATGGAAGTGCACCCACTGCGGCAAGGTATACGCTGGCGGTGCATACACTATGACTACTCCGGCCGGCGAGATGGCGAGGCGCCAGATAGAGAATCTGAACGCGCAGCGCTGA
- a CDS encoding DNA-directed RNA polymerase subunit P — protein MVYICASCGKEIKELEGFTRCTYCGGRILVKKRPNVPREISTD, from the coding sequence ATGGTTTACATATGCGCAAGTTGCGGGAAGGAGATAAAGGAACTCGAGGGCTTCACGAGGTGCACCTACTGCGGTGGGCGCATACTAGTTAAGAAGAGGCCCAACGTGCCGAGAGAGATCTCTACTGACTGA
- a CDS encoding KH domain-containing protein has protein sequence MREIVLPGTAISDRQLSVENTYFDGYKTRSEVVGLYDSTHNDIIQLEGRWKPRPRDVVVGIVERVGRNGVYGITLDEAIDGLLIQDKYDNARYVVGDVIEAEIRDVEHKRLAILERPKLLRAGLLMRIKAVRVPRLIGKANTMITQIIELTGCNIIVGRNGIVWMRGSNVAAATAAVLTVEREAHTTGLTERIKSMLERMNENAQSK, from the coding sequence ATGCGGGAGATAGTGCTACCGGGTACAGCCATATCGGACAGGCAGCTTTCAGTCGAAAACACTTACTTCGACGGCTACAAGACGCGCTCTGAGGTGGTCGGGCTGTACGACAGCACGCACAATGACATCATACAACTGGAGGGCAGATGGAAGCCAAGGCCCCGCGACGTAGTCGTAGGCATTGTGGAGAGGGTAGGCAGGAACGGCGTTTATGGCATCACGCTCGATGAGGCAATCGACGGATTGCTAATACAGGACAAGTACGACAACGCAAGGTATGTGGTGGGCGACGTGATAGAAGCTGAGATACGCGACGTAGAGCACAAGAGGCTCGCCATTCTCGAGAGGCCCAAGCTCTTGCGGGCTGGACTGCTCATGCGGATAAAGGCAGTTAGGGTGCCAAGGCTGATAGGCAAGGCCAACACTATGATCACGCAGATAATAGAGCTTACCGGATGCAATATAATAGTCGGCAGAAACGGGATTGTATGGATGCGCGGGAGCAATGTCGCGGCGGCTACAGCAGCGGTGCTGACCGTAGAGCGCGAGGCGCACACGACCGGCCTTACCGAAAGGATAAAAAGCATGCTCGAAAGAATGAATGAAAACGCACAAAGCAAGTGA
- a CDS encoding exosome complex exonuclease Rrp41, whose amino-acid sequence MASSLNKPELIVNGKRLDGRDFGELRPIRIEAGILKNADGSAYLEWGNNKIIAAVFGPREARPKHLADPSKAIIKCRYQMAPFSSLGEHNRTGPNRRATEISKVIKEVFENVVITSDFPGSEIDIFIEILQGDGGTRAAGLTAASVAFANAGIKMKDLVYAVSAGRIGDHVTLDFNMIEDNYSDADMPMAISPRNNELLLLQMDGGLTAEQFDEAVKMAIDAGKTISALQRDALKRVYDTGVSQ is encoded by the coding sequence ATGGCATCGTCTTTAAACAAACCGGAACTGATAGTGAACGGCAAGAGGCTCGACGGCAGGGATTTCGGAGAGCTCAGGCCGATAAGGATAGAGGCAGGCATACTCAAGAACGCCGATGGCTCGGCGTACCTTGAATGGGGCAACAACAAGATAATCGCGGCCGTATTCGGACCGAGGGAGGCAAGGCCGAAGCATCTTGCAGATCCGAGCAAAGCGATAATCAAGTGCAGGTACCAGATGGCGCCATTCTCGTCGCTTGGGGAGCACAACAGGACCGGCCCGAACAGGCGCGCGACCGAGATCTCCAAGGTGATAAAGGAGGTCTTCGAGAACGTGGTGATAACCAGCGATTTCCCCGGCAGCGAGATCGACATATTCATAGAGATACTGCAGGGCGACGGCGGAACCCGCGCTGCGGGGCTCACCGCCGCATCGGTAGCGTTCGCCAACGCGGGCATAAAGATGAAGGATCTTGTCTACGCAGTCAGCGCGGGGCGCATCGGCGACCATGTCACGCTTGACTTCAACATGATCGAGGACAACTATTCTGACGCTGACATGCCAATGGCCATATCGCCGAGGAACAACGAGCTGCTGCTGCTCCAGATGGACGGAGGTCTAACAGCTGAGCAGTTCGACGAGGCCGTCAAGATGGCGATAGACGCGGGCAAGACGATAAGCGCGCTGCAGCGCGATGCGCTGAAGCGTGTCTACGATACTGGGGTGAGCCAATGA
- a CDS encoding RNA-binding protein (involved in the 3' to 5' degradation of a variety of RNA species; forms a trimer of heterodimers (hexamer) with Rrp42; Rrp41 is the catalytically active subunit), whose product MSALDIVRKGYIKELLAKGQREDSRGMLDFRKISIKTGIIDHAEGSAQVDLGNTRVLAGVKVVIEEPKPDTPNQGNLVMSAELLPLANADYETGPPSPDAIELARVVDRGIRAGNCLDLESMFIEEGKAWSAYIDLYILNYDGNLFDACEIAAMAALSITKMPSYSDGAADYSKRDKPAKINTIVTSTTFGKIDGKLVLDMTGTEEDAADARLTIETDGSVIRAMQKGLSGAFSADEIKGLINESFKKHAELRKLIEESVR is encoded by the coding sequence ATGAGCGCGCTGGACATAGTGAGGAAGGGATACATAAAGGAGCTGCTTGCCAAGGGTCAGAGGGAGGATTCCAGAGGCATGCTCGATTTCAGGAAGATATCGATAAAGACTGGCATTATAGACCATGCGGAGGGGTCTGCGCAGGTCGACCTCGGCAACACCCGCGTGCTTGCGGGCGTGAAGGTGGTGATTGAGGAGCCGAAGCCCGATACCCCTAACCAGGGCAACCTGGTGATGTCGGCAGAGCTGCTGCCGCTCGCCAATGCGGATTACGAGACAGGGCCGCCGAGCCCTGACGCGATAGAGCTCGCACGGGTAGTTGATAGGGGCATACGCGCGGGCAACTGCCTAGACCTTGAGAGCATGTTCATAGAGGAAGGCAAGGCATGGAGCGCCTACATTGACCTGTATATCCTCAACTACGACGGCAACCTGTTCGACGCATGCGAGATCGCAGCGATGGCTGCGCTCTCCATCACGAAGATGCCAAGCTATAGCGATGGCGCGGCGGATTACTCTAAGCGCGATAAGCCAGCCAAGATAAACACAATTGTCACTTCTACCACGTTCGGCAAGATAGACGGCAAGCTGGTGCTCGACATGACGGGAACAGAGGAGGACGCAGCCGACGCCAGGCTCACCATAGAGACCGATGGCTCTGTAATACGCGCTATGCAGAAGGGGCTCAGCGGCGCCTTCAGCGCCGACGAGATAAAAGGCCTTATAAATGAATCGTTCAAGAAGCACGCAGAGCTAAGGAAGCTCATAGAGGAGAGCGTTAGGTGA